A stretch of DNA from Candidatus Bathyarchaeia archaeon:
GTCTTCTGTTTTGGTTATGATTGGCGGCTCTTCTTCAGGCAACCCATATGGAGCTATTGGTTTTTCTCGAAAGATGACTATGCTTATTGCTTATGAAGTTCCGCTTCTTCTGTCATTTTTGTCTTTGTTTTTGAAAATTAATTCTGCATCATATTACAATGCTATTTTGACCCAAGTTAAGGTTGGATCTATGTTAGCTTTAGCCTTTCCAAGCATGGCTGTTTCTGCAATTGCATTTCTGCTTTGCATATCTGCTGCAGCGGATGTTGTGCCCTTTGATGTTTCTGAGGCGAAAACTGAGATTGTTTATGGTCCGCTTGTTGAGTACGGTGGACCCTATTTGGCGCTGTTTAAACTAGCGAAGGCCTCCTCAAATCTTTCATTAACTTTTCTTGCAACTACTACGTTTTTCTATTTGCCAGCGCTGTTTAATAGTGAAGCCCCTTTGGGATTGGGTGCTTTCATAGTTTGTCTGCTTCTCACGTTAATCCTTTGGTTTTTAACTATAACTGTTCCTCGAACAGTTTTCGCCCGGATGAAGGTAGGGCAAGCCTTCAAGTTTTATTGGATTGCGGCGTTACCTTTATCAGTAATCGCTGTTATATTGTCTGTTCTGGGGTTGTAGGGAGAGAAGTCTCTTTGAAACTTGGATGTATGCTCCGCAACGTATTGCGAGCACTTTTCCA
This window harbors:
- a CDS encoding complex I subunit 1 family protein, with the protein product MDVLTAFLLTFPIVFVISLLFDGVDRKIHARMQRRVGPPIIQPFYDFIKLLNKERIVPATASSQIFTVLPTLAAASSILSSAILFASVMSGTSFGGDLVVVFYLLAMSSVLVMIGGSSSGNPYGAIGFSRKMTMLIAYEVPLLLSFLSLFLKINSASYYNAILTQVKVGSMLALAFPSMAVSAIAFLLCISAAADVVPFDVSEAKTEIVYGPLVEYGGPYLALFKLAKASSNLSLTFLATTTFFYLPALFNSEAPLGLGAFIVCLLLTLILWFLTITVPRTVFARMKVGQAFKFYWIAALPLSVIAVILSVLGL